DNA from Roseimicrobium sp. ORNL1:
CGACGACCTTGAGACCCTTCTCATCGGCGACCTTGGCCATTTCGAGCACCTTGCGCACGCCGGGAGCATCGACCGCGACGGGCTTCTCCATGAACACGTGCTTGCCCGCGTTGATGGCGGCTTCGAAGTGGTAGGGGCGGAATCCGGGAGGGGTGGCGAGGATGACAAGGTCGCACTCCTTGAGCACCTTCTCATAAGCATCGAGACCCACGAACTTGCGGTCTTCGACCTGGAACTGGTCCTTGCTCTTCGCGGCGAGGTTCTTGTAGGCGCTCTCAAGGCGGTCTTCATGCGCGTCGGCCATGGCCCAGAGCTTGAAGTTGTAGTTGCCCGAGCTGAGGGCCTGGCCGGCAGCGCCGGATCCACGGCCGCCGCAGCCGATGAGGCCGATCTTCACCGTGTCACCACCGGTAGTGGCGGCTTGGGCGGAGGAACGGGCGCTGAGGGCAAGTCCGGCTCCGGCGGCAAGGCCGCCGCGCAGGAAGTCGCGACGCGAGGGTGATTTCGGCACGTAAAGGCCGGTATTGGATGGTTCGTGAGTAGTCATGTTTGGAATTAGCGAGGGGGCGGTAGCGATCAAATCAACCGCTCAATGACGTTGATTTGGACCCGGAAATTGCAGCCTATTCCGCCAGCGTGCTCTTGATGAGCGCATAACCTTCCGTGTAAACCTCTTCGGGAGAGGAGAAAAAGTCACGCCACACGCGGGTGGCGGCCGCCAGGTCCGGCAAGGCACCACCGAAGGCCTCGATGGTCAGCCAGCCGTCATAGCCGAGGGATTTCGCCTTGCGAATCGCCTCGCGGCAGGGGGCGTGGCCACGTCCGGGGGTGCCACGGTCGTTCTCGGAAATGTGGATGTGGTTGAGCTTGCCGGTGGAGTAGACGGTCGCGATGCAATCGATGGGCTTCTTCTCTTCGATGTTCGCGTGGAAGGTGTCGTACATCGTGCCGAAGTTCGGGTGGTCGACGCGGCGCACGTAGTTGGCGGCCTGCTCCATGGTATTCAGCAGGTGGGACTCGAAACGGTTGAGCGCTTCAATGGCGCACTTCACGCCAGCGGACTGGGCGATGGGAGAAATGGCGCGGTGCACTTCCGCAGCGTGGTCGAGTTCCGTCTCCGTGGGGAAGCGGCCGGTGAACTGGCCGAGCACCTGGTAGTACGGTCCGCAGAGGGTCTGCACGCCGGCCTGGTGGGCGCACTCGAGGACGCTCTTGAGATGGTCGATGGCGCCCTGGCGATTCTTGGCATCGGGCGAAATGGCGTTGTGCGCTTCATCGGGAAGCACGGTCACGGCGGTGCATTCGAGGCCGTTGTCCTTCAGCGCCTGGCCAATCTTCTTGAAGTGGGAGGGATCGCTGGAGTCGAAAATCGGGATCTCCACGCCGTCATAACCGACAGCCTTGAGTTTCGCGAGGAGAGGAAAGAGGTCCTCAGTTACGTGACCAGTCCAGAGGAGGAGGTTGAAGCCGATTTTCATGAGGGAAGGATGCTAAGAAGTCCGCGAGCGGGGTGCAACCGTGCAGGTGGAGTATTTTTGACCCGAGGAAGGGACCAGAGAAAAGGATTGCATTGCTTAATCTTTCCAAAATAATAAGGGTGCCCATTCAACCCCTGTCTCTCCCCCTGATGAATGTTCGCCCCTGCCTGTCTTTGTTGACTGCTGCCTTGCTCACCCTGAGCGGCACCTCGTGCACCACCTGGAAGAAACACTTCGGCAATGAATCCGACGGAGGGTACAGCTCGGCCTCGGCGGACGGCAGCGGGTACAATCCCTACCCCGGCAGCTCCGGTACGCCGCAGTACCAGACGTACAACTCCACTCCGGCACAGCAGCAGCAGCCTCAGTACCAGACCTACACGCCCTCTCCGCAGCAGCAGCAGAACTACGCGCCGCAGCCGGACTACACCCCCTCTCCTGACTACAGCGAGCCCGCATCTTCCACGCCCGCTCCCAAGAAGTCAGCGACTACCACCAAGAAGAAGAGCTCGGGTGGCGGCGGCGGCGGCAGTGGTGGCAGCTACACCGTGAAGCAGGGAGACACGCTCTATCGCATCGCCTTGAACAAGAAGACCACTGTCAGCAAGCTGAAGAGCAAGAACGGGCTGACGTCTGATGTGATCCATCCCGGGCAGGTGCTGAAGGTTCCGTGAGCGAGCACCTGCCTTTCGCGGTGATCGATGATGTCCAGTCCAAGCAGTTCCGCGGACTACGCCCTGCAAGGCGAACGCCCTCTCACCAAAGATGCGGTAGGGATGCGCTCCTGCGCGTCCCTCTTTAGGTGGGCGAAGGCGGGGTGGAACTGCGGCACGAAACGGCCTCGCTACGTGGAATTCCCCTCCGCCTCCGCCCGCTATCTACGGACGCGCAGGAGCGCATCCCTACCGTCCCTTTTGTGGAGGGCGTTGAGATGCAGGGCCAATGGTGCCTCAGGGGCTCGATAGTGTGTTCGTCTCGACGATGAACTCGCAGGCTATTGTCCTCCGGTACAAATTAAATCCTCAGGTCATGCTTATGGGCACTCCTGCCCCGCAATGGCGTTACCCGCGGAAAAAAATAAGGCCGCGATCCACTCGGGACCGCGGCCTCTCAAAAGTTCCGTCGGCAATGCTACTTGCTCAAACCCCAGCGCATCATCGCGATGCCGTCATTCCAGATGTACTTGGTCCGGGTGCCGAGCTGCACGAGCAGCACATCCCTGCGCCAGTTGTGCGCGGAAGAGACGAGGCAGCGGCCCGCGGCCACGGTATAGCCGGTCTTCATGCCATCGCACTCGGCCATGCGTCCGAGGATTTCATTCGTGTTCTCCAGGGTGATGGTGCGGCCACTCGCAAAGCGGAAGGTGTAGTACTTGCGCCGCACGATGTCGCGGATGATCGGATTGTTATGGGCTGCCATGCCGATGCGGGCCATGTCCCGGGCGCTGGAGTACTGGCCTCCGGCTGTAAGCCCATGGGGGTTGCAAAAGGATGATTGCGTGGCTCCGGCTGCGCGGGCGCGGGCATTCATCTTCGAGCAAAACGCACTGATGCTGCCGGCATTGTCTCGCGCGAGGACATTGGCCACGTCATTGGAACTCTTGACCAGGAACGCATAGAGCAGCTCGCGGCGGGTGTACACTTCGCCCGGCTTCACCCCCAGCTTCGAGGGCTCCACCTGCACGTCGCTGGCCGCGATACGCACGGTCTTGTCGAGGTCGCCCGCTTCCGCAACGATCAATCCAGTCAACAGCTTCTGGGTGCTGGCGACGCCGCGCACGGTATCCGCATTACGTGCAGCGAGGACCGAGCCATTCCTCGCATCCACGAGGATGTAGGAGCTGGCCATGATGTTCGGGGCATTCTGGCCGACATTGGACGGACTGCTAAATGGCGCGACCGGCTGTGGCAACGGCGCGGAGGCATACGGCGAACTCTGATCCCCGGCGGGCACGGCATAGGACGCATATTGATAGCTCGGCGCACCGGGATAGCTCATCCGCTGGGAGCTATCGCCCATGCCGCCGGGATAGTACCCCGTCGGTGCGGCGCGCGGCGGCTGGGGTGGTGGGGTGGACGACGCGCAGCTGGCGAGGCTGAACGCTGCGAGCAATAGGGCTAAGGGGGCGGCCAGGGCTTTGCGATCCATCGGGACAGATCTTCAACCAAAATGGGGGATCCGCAATATGAAGTTCCCATTGCGCGGCCGTTTCCGTAAGCCTTTACTAAGCCATGGCTCTGATTGTTAACGGCGAAGAAATCGAGGACGAAATCATCGAGAATGAGTTTCGCACCATCAAGGGGCACTACGAGCGCACCCTGCAGGTGGCGTGTTGCGAACGCGATCCGGAATTTCGCGCCCTGGCCAAGGATAACCTGGCCTCCCGCATGATCATCCAGCAGGAGGCGGTGAAGCGTTTTCCCGAGGTTACTGATGAGGATGTGCAGAACCGCCTGGCCAAACTCATTGAGGAATCCGGCAGCGAGGAACAGTTCCTCATGCGCATCGGCATGCCGGTGAAGGATGAAAGCTTGCTGCACGCCCAGGTCTCCAATGGAGTGCGCATGGACAAGATGATGACGGCCGTGTACGCTCCGGAGCCGTCGCCAACCGATGACGAGATGCGCGCGTGGTATGAGAAGAACGTTCAGTACTTCCTCACCGACGAGGAGGTGAAGGCCTCCCACATCACCCTGAGCCTCGCCGGCGCGAAAAGCCGCGCTGAGATCTTTGCGTTGATGCGTGAGCTGCGCGGCAAGGCGCAGAACGGCGCCGACTTCGACGCCCTCGCCTCCGAGCACAACAGCAACAAGGAAACACCGCCGGACCTTGGCTGGTTCAAGCGCGGCGAGTTCATGGAGGAGTTTGAATGCATCGCCTTCTCCATGAGTGAGGGCGAAATCAGCCCCGTGTTCACGACCCAGCTTGGTTTTCACATCTGCAAGCTCACCGGTCGCAAGCCCGCCGTGCCGAAGCCCTTCGAGGACGTGAAGGAAGAAGTCCGCCACCGCATGCTCGAGCACCATCGCGACGAGAAGTTCAACGTGTTCGTGGATGAGTTGAAAAAGAGCGCGAAGATCGAGGACCTGGATCCCGACGAGGAGATCGGGGGGCATTGACGATCGGCCCCTGAAGGGAGCGCAAAGATTACCTTTAGTGGGATGTTCATTGAATCATCCTGCTGGTGTTCAATGATAACATCTCATTGCCGTCCGCACGGGCACCCATTCTTGAGAGTTACCACAACACGATCCATCTGCTGCGCCAACTATCTAGGCAGAGCGTTGTTACCTTCTGGAATCGCGAGGTATACCGGAACTATTAGAGATGACGCACGGGAGGTCATGCCCGTGACCGATATAAATCCGTACTCGTACACTTTGGCATTTGCCAAGGAGACGGGTGTGACAACGATCTTATCACCTTCAATCTTGGGCTCCATCACAACCTGCGCGGTCGGCGATTTCCAACTTACAGAACAGTCCTTCAAAGCGCCGGAAGGGTGCACTGCAATCGAGACGGCTTTGCCAGTTTCCATCGACGTGATGACAAGCACCCCCGGCTTGGCCTTTACATCGTCCCGCAACCGCCCGCCAATGGTGTAAGGCTTCTCAATCCATCTGTCGTTCAGCTTGACTCTGCACGCCAGATTGAAGTCAATTTCCCCGGAAGGCAGCTTGTCTGGCTGTACTTTGACAGTGAATGAACCCTCCGCTCCGGACCACGTTGGCCGCACGATCTCCAAAAAATCCACAGGTGAGGAAATTTCCACGCCTTGCAGGTCACCGGCATTTCGGTCCACACTGAAGCGCACGTCGAAGCTTGTCTGCTGTTCTCTCAATTGAGCAGCCGTTAAGATCATGCGATCGGGAGTGAAGGACAGCAACCGCCGGGTTTCATAGTTGATGTCAACCAACGCCACCTTGCGGCTGCGCTCGTTGATCTTGAATGCAATCTGCTGCTTGTGCGGGCCCGGTTTCCAATCCGACCGCAACGCACCCGAGATGGATTGTCGCGCTCCCGCCTCGAGATCAAATGCCTTGTGCGCGGTTACTACGCAGCTGCAGCTGGTTGAGGAATCGCTGATCTGCAAGGTTCCAGTCCCTGTATTCGCAATATCAAACAGGAAAGGAATATTGACATTCGGTTCCACGATTCCGAGATCGATAACCGCGGGCGCGACAAACGTGGCAGATGAGCCTTCCTTGCAGGAAGTCGTGAAGGTGAGCGCCAAAAGCGCAAGAGCAAAACGGTGAATCATGAAGCCTGATTTGCTTACGCCTATCTTTTGATCTCGACTCCGAGATCCCGGTCCACCAGCCGTTTGGCTGCCGCACGAGGAATGGAAAACTCCTCAGGTGGTGGCTTCACCGACAGAATCTGGAAACTGGACTCGTCCAGCTTTACTTTCCAATACATTCCCGAATCAGGCACACGACCCTGCCCAGGTGTCTCCACTAGTACTGATGGAATGCGCAAACGGCCTCCGGGTCCCTGCGCTTCCAGGTATTTCTCAATTCTGAACTCCATGATTGTACGTCCCGAACTCTTGTCCAGAGTACTCACGGACGTTGGGTACATACTCCCCGTAGGAATTGTCATGGTAGTGACAAGGTCATTCACACCCTCCTTGGTGAGTGTGATCTGGCCACCGTCAACCTTGACGACAGCACCCTTGGTACACTCCATCCAGAATTTGGTGCTGGTGATATTCGGCAAGGCGAATAACCGGTAGTCACTTTCTGAGAACAGTGACCGGAAAGGAGCAAAGAGAGGGTTTTCACCAAATGCTGCAGCAGTGGCAAGGTGCAGCTTGGTCAAATCGGAGCCCACATAGACTGTGTCTGCCTCAGTCATGTGTCGGTAATAGCTCATCCCATCGTAGCAGATATGCTCGACAAGTTTGCCTGAAGAGGGTTCCTGCTGTTTGTAGCTAAAAGCTCCATCGAAATGCGTGAATTCTGTCCGCCGAGATAATTTCTGAACGGCAGCACCTGGAGTGTGGACTTCAATATCGGTGTTATATGTGAACTTGCAGTTCGGCAACTTTGCAAAGCCATCCGCCAAGCCTCCGAGAAACACCCCGGGAGCATTCATCAGTTCCGGGACGGGCCCAGGCTCCACAGGAGCCTGAGCCATTCCACGAACCACACCTAAAAACACGGACACTAGAGACGCGCAAACAAGAACACGCATGAGGATGTAGTCCTGGTTTACTGACTGCCGCTCGGAGGGTTGCAGGCCT
Protein-coding regions in this window:
- a CDS encoding sugar phosphate isomerase/epimerase family protein encodes the protein MKIGFNLLLWTGHVTEDLFPLLAKLKAVGYDGVEIPIFDSSDPSHFKKIGQALKDNGLECTAVTVLPDEAHNAISPDAKNRQGAIDHLKSVLECAHQAGVQTLCGPYYQVLGQFTGRFPTETELDHAAEVHRAISPIAQSAGVKCAIEALNRFESHLLNTMEQAANYVRRVDHPNFGTMYDTFHANIEEKKPIDCIATVYSTGKLNHIHISENDRGTPGRGHAPCREAIRKAKSLGYDGWLTIEAFGGALPDLAAATRVWRDFFSSPEEVYTEGYALIKSTLAE
- a CDS encoding LysM peptidoglycan-binding domain-containing protein — protein: MNVRPCLSLLTAALLTLSGTSCTTWKKHFGNESDGGYSSASADGSGYNPYPGSSGTPQYQTYNSTPAQQQQPQYQTYTPSPQQQQNYAPQPDYTPSPDYSEPASSTPAPKKSATTTKKKSSGGGGGGSGGSYTVKQGDTLYRIALNKKTTVSKLKSKNGLTSDVIHPGQVLKVP
- a CDS encoding D-alanyl-D-alanine carboxypeptidase family protein produces the protein MDRKALAAPLALLLAAFSLASCASSTPPPQPPRAAPTGYYPGGMGDSSQRMSYPGAPSYQYASYAVPAGDQSSPYASAPLPQPVAPFSSPSNVGQNAPNIMASSYILVDARNGSVLAARNADTVRGVASTQKLLTGLIVAEAGDLDKTVRIAASDVQVEPSKLGVKPGEVYTRRELLYAFLVKSSNDVANVLARDNAGSISAFCSKMNARARAAGATQSSFCNPHGLTAGGQYSSARDMARIGMAAHNNPIIRDIVRRKYYTFRFASGRTITLENTNEILGRMAECDGMKTGYTVAAGRCLVSSAHNWRRDVLLVQLGTRTKYIWNDGIAMMRWGLSK
- a CDS encoding peptidylprolyl isomerase, which codes for MALIVNGEEIEDEIIENEFRTIKGHYERTLQVACCERDPEFRALAKDNLASRMIIQQEAVKRFPEVTDEDVQNRLAKLIEESGSEEQFLMRIGMPVKDESLLHAQVSNGVRMDKMMTAVYAPEPSPTDDEMRAWYEKNVQYFLTDEEVKASHITLSLAGAKSRAEIFALMRELRGKAQNGADFDALASEHNSNKETPPDLGWFKRGEFMEEFECIAFSMSEGEISPVFTTQLGFHICKLTGRKPAVPKPFEDVKEEVRHRMLEHHRDEKFNVFVDELKKSAKIEDLDPDEEIGGH
- a CDS encoding DUF1573 domain-containing protein encodes the protein MIHRFALALLALTFTTSCKEGSSATFVAPAVIDLGIVEPNVNIPFLFDIANTGTGTLQISDSSTSCSCVVTAHKAFDLEAGARQSISGALRSDWKPGPHKQQIAFKINERSRKVALVDINYETRRLLSFTPDRMILTAAQLREQQTSFDVRFSVDRNAGDLQGVEISSPVDFLEIVRPTWSGAEGSFTVKVQPDKLPSGEIDFNLACRVKLNDRWIEKPYTIGGRLRDDVKAKPGVLVITSMETGKAVSIAVHPSGALKDCSVSWKSPTAQVVMEPKIEGDKIVVTPVSLANAKVYEYGFISVTGMTSRASSLIVPVYLAIPEGNNALPR